Proteins encoded together in one Xenopus laevis strain J_2021 chromosome 6L, Xenopus_laevis_v10.1, whole genome shotgun sequence window:
- the LOC121394474 gene encoding zinc finger BED domain-containing protein 5-like, with the protein MDTFLKRKNADSELDPDEGPSMSGGQKKAKTVTSSKVSGTRQYNESYLSFGFTFTGDATTPIPLCLVCGEKLSNSAMVPSKLKRHLQTKHPSLQNKNVEYFVRLREHTEKQATFMRKTAKVNERALKASYHVAELVAKSKKAHTVAEQLILPACKAIVNEMLGPEAAKEIAKIPLSDNTISRRIDEMSADIESLVLDKIRISNKFALQLDESTDISGHAQLLANVRFVDGDAIRENFLFCKVLPEKTTGEEIFRVTSEYLEKGGLKWENCTSVCTDGAAAMVGRTKGFVSRVKEKNPDVIITHCFLHREALVAKTLPADLVPVLDNVVRMVRWLSRGKVLARVYELREELKVFLTNEGSDYAKLLASDEWCARLAYLADIFHHLNELNTRMQGRNENLLTSTDKINGFRSKVQLWQQHVESGNLEMFPLTDKWKDVNTTVLCELIAKHLKTLQEKMSFYFSSASTECLDWVRDPFSSASAVGKDMTLQEQEELTELRQDRGLKLNFADLPLDSFWLAAVKEFPMLANKAILTLLPFSTTYLCEVSFSSLTAVKSKNRERLRAVEEDLRVCLSSIPARISALCSSKQAQGSH; encoded by the exons ATGGATACGTTTTTGAAGAGGAAAAATGCTGACTCTGAACTGGACCCAGATGAAGGCCCTAGTATGAGTGGAGGTCAAAAGAAAGCAAAGACGGTGACGTCAAGCAAAGTTTCTGGCACGAGGCAATACAACGAAAGCTATCTTTCATTTGGATTTACTTTTACAGGAGATGCAACGACACCGATTCCGTTGTGCTTGGTATGTGGTGAAAAGCTCTCCAACAGTGCTATGGTCCCAAGTAAACTTAAACGCCATCTCCAAACTAAACACCCTTCACTTCAAAACAAAAATGTGGAGTATTTTGTTCGCCTGCGTGAACACACGGAGAAACAGGCCACTTTCATGAGAAAAACCGCAAAGGTAAATGAGAGAGCCCTTAAAGCTAGCTACCACGTCGCTGAACTTGTGGCTAAATCAAAAAAGGCCCACACTGTGGCAGAGCAATTAATACTTCCTGCCTGCAAAGCCATTGTAAATGAGATGCTCGGACCCGAAGCGGCTAAAGAAATAGCCAAAATCCCTCTCTCAGATAACACGATTTCCAGACGTATTGATGAGATGTCTGCAGACATCGAAAGTTTGGTTTTGGACAAGATCCGTATCAGTAATAAATTTGCGTTGCAACTTGATGAGTCTACTGATATAAGTGGACATGCTCAACTCTTGGCCAATGTGCGTTTTGTGGATGGAGACGCAATCAGAGAAAACTTTCTATTTTGCaaggttttgccagaaaaaacaaCAGGAGAGGAAATTTTTCGGGTCACATCAGAATATCTGGAAAAAGGAGGACTTAAGTGGGAAAACTGCACGAGTGTCTGCACTGATGGAGCTGCAGCCATGGTCGGGCGCACCAAAGGCTTTGTAAGCAGAGTGAAGGAAAAAAATCCAGATGTGATCATTACGCACTGTTTTTTACACCGCGAAGCCCTCGTAGCCAAGACTTTACCAGCAGACCTCGTTCCTGTGTTGGATAATGTTGTGCGCATG GTCCGATGGTTGTCGCGCGGCAAGGTGCTGGCCCGTGTGTATGAGCTGCGAGAGGAACTTAAAGTGTTTCTGACAAATGAGGGGTCCGATTACGCAAAGCTGCTTGCAAGTGATGAGTGGTGTGCAAGGCTGGCATACCTGGCAGATATTTTTCATCATCTGAATGAGCTGAACACACGAATGCAAGGCCGAAATGAAAACCTGCTTACAAGTACAGATAAAATAAATGGATTCCGTTCAAAGGTGCAACTCTGGCAGCAACATGTGGAAAGTGGCAATCTTGAAATGTTCCCACTCACCGATAAATGGAAAGATGTTAATACTACTGTACTGTGTGAGCTAATAGCTAAACATTTGAAAACGCTTCAGGAGAAGATGTCATTTTATTTCTCTTCAGCCTCCACGGAGTGCCTTGACTGGGTTAGGGACCCATTCAGCTCAGCATCAGCTGTTGGAAAGGACATGACTTTACAGGAGCAGGAGGAACTAACTGAACTGAGACAAGATCGTGGTCTCAAGCTAAATTTTGCTGATCTACCTTTGGACAGTTTTTGGTTGGCAGCTGTCAAGGAGTTCCCCATGCTGGCCAACAAAGCTATTTTGACATTGCTCCCATTTTCCACAACATATCTGTGTGAGGTGAGCTTTTCAAGCCTGACTGCTGTAAAATCTAAAAACAGAGAAAGACTGAGAGCTGTGGAGGAAGATCTTCGTGTGTGTCTTTCATCGATTCCTGCCAGGATATCAGCTCTGTGTTCATCCAAACAGGCCCAGGGTTCACACTGA
- the LOC121394696 gene encoding serine/threonine-protein kinase 3-like: MAEGQEPYAGQYPVEHLIREAQPPKLRSKTWSQSFVSFLESCLTKDPSERGSAEELLQHPFIKELPPKKIIRAEIEEHLRALQNRPAKKGLKGKAMKQLRRACDFYARNTAEEQKVALQMALEGFPCN, translated from the exons ATGGCCGAGGGACAAGAAC CTTACGCAGGGCAATACCCAGTGGAGCACCTGATCAGAGAAGCCCAACCACCGAAGCTTCGATCAAAGACCTG GTCACAAAGTTTTGTGTCTTTTCTGGAGTCCTGTTTGACGAAGGATCCTTCTGAGAGAGGAAGTGCCgaagaactcctgcagcacccattcaTCAAAGAACTGCCCCCTAAGAAGATCATCAGGGCTGAGATTGAAGAACATCTCCGGGCTCTGCAGAACCGGCCGGCCAAGAAAG GATTGAAGGGAAAAGCTATGAAACAGCTGCGTCGCGCTTGTGACTTCTACGCACGCAACACAGCAGAGGAACAAAAAGTGGCTCTGCAAATGGCCCTGGAGGGCTTTCCCTGTAACTGA